A DNA window from Arachis duranensis cultivar V14167 chromosome 3, aradu.V14167.gnm2.J7QH, whole genome shotgun sequence contains the following coding sequences:
- the LOC107478964 gene encoding uncharacterized protein LOC107478964: MANPRGKYKAIILRSGKVVEEASSNHNLQEKEAVNDSETKKEEETPDLASPKQVLKPYVPKVPYPQRLRKDGKDNQFSRFLEIFKKLEINIPFAKALEQLSLYAKFLKELMTRKRNWGEKKTAVLTEECSAIIPKKLSQKIKDPGSFQIPCIIGDINIEKALCDLGASINLMSLAMMKRMRIEEAKPTRMALQLADRTFKFSHRVVEDLLVKEGEFIFPVDFVVLDMEEEANTSIILGRPFLATAGAIIDIQKG, from the coding sequence ATGGCTAACCCAAGAGGAAAATACAAGGCCATCATACTAAGAAGTGGGAAGGTAGTGGAGGAGGCTTCCTCAAAccacaacttgcaagaaaaaGAAGCTGTAAATGACTCAGAGaccaagaaggaagaagagacaCCTGATCTAGCTTCACCAAAGCAAGTCTTAAAGCCCTATGTACCAAAAGTACCCTACCCACAAAGGCTGAGAAAAGATGGGAAGGACAACCAGTTTTCTAGGTTCTTAGAGATATTTAAGAAGCTTGAAATTAACATACCTTTTGCTAAGGCATTAGAGCAATTGTCACTCTATGCCAAATTTCTAAAGGAGCTCATGACAAGGAAAAGAAATTggggagaaaagaaaactgCAGTACTCACAGAGGAATGCAGTGCCATCATACCAAAGAAGCTTTCCCAAAAGATAAAAGACCCTGGGAGCTTTcaaatcccctgcatcataggggatATCAATattgagaaagcattatgtgaTCTGGGAGCTAGCATCAACCTTATGTCCTTAGCCATGATGAAAAGAATGAGAATTGAagaagccaaaccaacaagaatggcacttCAATTAGCTGATAGAACATTCAAGTTTTCTCATAGAGTGGTGGAGGACTTGTTGGTCAAAGAGGGGGAGTTTATCTTCCCAGTTGATTTTGTTGTACTTGATATGGAGGAAGAGGCTAACACATCAATCAtactaggaagaccattcctagctacAGCTGGAGCTATAATTGATATACAAAAGGGATAG
- the LOC107478965 gene encoding uncharacterized protein LOC107478965 codes for MGQIATKVAEIDQRSTNSLSNNTIPNPKEKCKAITLISEQVAGAESQVTKKPGEKEAPEEVQSKEEHAPSRHLDNPFLVDVEKYPALPKAPEYKPKMPYPQRLQKETKDIQFLKFLEVFRKLQINIPFAEVLEKMPPYVKFMKELLSKKRTLKGDKTVVLIGECRAIIQSKLPRKMPDPESF; via the coding sequence ATGGGTCAAATAGCCACAAAAGTTGCTGAAATTGATCAGAGATCCACTAATTCCCTTTCTAataacacaattccaaatccaaagGAGAAGTGCAAGGCCATTACCTTGATAAGTGAACAAGTGGCAGGTGCAGAGTCACAAGTTACTAAGAAGCCAGgtgaaaaagaagctccagaggagGTGCAGAGTAAAGAGGAGCACGCCCCTTCTAGACACCTGGACAACCCCTTTTTGGTTGATGTTGAGAAGTATCCAGCGTTGCCTAAGGCACCAGAGTACAAGCCAaagatgccatatcctcagaggctTCAAAAGGAGACAAAGGACATACAGTTTTTAAAGTTCTTAGAAGTCTTTagaaagttacaaatcaatattccttttgctgaggttttggagaaaATGCCTCCCTATGTTAAGTTTATGAAGGAATTACTTTCCAAGAAGAGAACTTTAAAGGGAGATAAAACAGTGGTTCTGATCGGGGAATGTAGAGCAATAATTCAGAGCAAATTACCAAGAAAGATGCCAGATCCAGAGAGCTTTTAG